A stretch of Bradyrhizobium diazoefficiens DNA encodes these proteins:
- a CDS encoding helix-turn-helix transcriptional regulator translates to MIKADIFKALADPTRRKVFEKLAGGSLNASALRDGLEISQPAMSQHLSVLRAAGLVREQRQGRFVNYEVDPDGIVAIGTWLARYRAYWPKRMEALADLLKDMDQ, encoded by the coding sequence ATGATCAAAGCCGACATCTTCAAGGCGCTGGCCGACCCGACCCGCCGAAAAGTCTTTGAGAAGCTCGCTGGCGGAAGCCTGAATGCCAGCGCCTTGCGCGACGGACTGGAGATCAGCCAGCCGGCGATGTCGCAGCATCTTTCGGTGCTGCGCGCGGCAGGCCTGGTGCGCGAACAGCGGCAGGGCCGCTTTGTGAACTACGAAGTCGACCCGGACGGAATTGTTGCCATCGGGACGTGGCTTGCGCGCTATCGCGCCTATTGGCCCAAGCGCATGGAAGCCCTCGCCGACCTCTTGAAGGATATGGATCAATGA
- a CDS encoding ammonium transporter codes for MTFKRPYGAGLAALAVGLFAATAAYAEPTVNKGDNAWMLTSTVLVLLMTIPGLALFYGGLVRSKNMLSVLMQVFYTVCVVTVIWAVYGYSLAFTGGSDFIGGFSKAFMMGVTTDSKAATFSVDANISELVYVCFQMTFAAITPALIVGAFAERMKFSAIALFIPLWVTLIYFPIAHMVWYWPGPDAIQDAAKALAAAADGAAKTAAQAKLDEINADAGWIFKKGAIDFAGGTVVHINAGIAGLVGALLIGKRTGYGKELMAPHSLTMSMIGASLLWVGWFGFNAGSNLEANGGAALAMTNSFVATAAAALSWMFAEWIIKGHPSVLGVISGAVAGLVAVTPAAGFSGVMGAIVLGLVVGVVCLFFCTVVKNALGYDDSLDVFGVHCIGGIVGALGTGILVNPALGGAGIIDYTAIPPKVADYDFAAQMISQIEAVCTTLVWSGVGSAILYKVVDVIVGLRANVETEREGLDITEHTERAYNM; via the coding sequence ATGACGTTTAAGCGTCCCTATGGCGCGGGATTGGCGGCTCTCGCAGTCGGCCTGTTCGCTGCGACCGCAGCCTATGCCGAGCCAACGGTCAACAAGGGAGACAACGCCTGGATGCTGACATCGACAGTGCTCGTGCTGTTGATGACGATCCCGGGTCTCGCGCTGTTCTACGGCGGCCTCGTTCGCTCCAAGAACATGCTCTCGGTCCTGATGCAGGTGTTCTACACCGTCTGCGTCGTCACCGTGATCTGGGCCGTGTACGGCTACAGCCTCGCCTTCACCGGCGGTTCCGACTTCATCGGCGGCTTCTCCAAGGCCTTCATGATGGGCGTCACCACCGACTCGAAGGCCGCGACCTTCTCGGTCGACGCCAATATCTCGGAGCTCGTCTATGTCTGCTTCCAGATGACCTTCGCGGCGATCACGCCCGCCCTCATCGTCGGCGCCTTCGCCGAGCGCATGAAGTTCTCGGCGATCGCCCTGTTCATCCCGCTCTGGGTCACGCTGATCTACTTCCCGATCGCGCACATGGTCTGGTACTGGCCCGGCCCGGACGCGATCCAGGATGCGGCCAAGGCTCTGGCTGCGGCGGCTGATGGTGCGGCGAAGACCGCGGCTCAGGCCAAGCTCGACGAGATCAACGCCGACGCCGGCTGGATCTTCAAGAAGGGCGCGATCGACTTCGCTGGCGGCACCGTGGTGCACATCAACGCCGGCATTGCAGGTCTCGTCGGCGCTCTGCTGATCGGCAAGCGCACCGGTTACGGCAAGGAGCTGATGGCTCCGCACTCGCTGACCATGTCGATGATCGGCGCCTCGCTGCTCTGGGTCGGCTGGTTCGGCTTCAATGCCGGCTCCAACCTCGAAGCCAACGGCGGCGCTGCGCTCGCCATGACCAACTCCTTCGTCGCCACCGCAGCCGCCGCGCTGTCGTGGATGTTCGCGGAGTGGATCATCAAGGGTCACCCGTCGGTGCTCGGCGTCATCTCCGGCGCTGTCGCGGGCCTCGTGGCCGTCACGCCTGCCGCCGGCTTCTCCGGCGTGATGGGTGCGATCGTCCTCGGCCTCGTGGTCGGCGTGGTCTGCCTGTTCTTCTGCACCGTCGTGAAGAACGCGCTCGGCTACGACGACTCGCTCGACGTGTTCGGCGTGCACTGCATCGGCGGCATCGTCGGCGCCCTCGGCACCGGCATCCTGGTCAATCCGGCTCTCGGTGGTGCGGGCATCATCGACTACACCGCGATCCCGCCCAAGGTTGCCGATTACGACTTCGCGGCGCAGATGATCTCCCAGATCGAGGCCGTCTGCACCACGCTGGTGTGGTCGGGCGTCGGTTCGGCGATCCTCTACAAGGTCGTCGATGTGATCGTTGGCCTCCGCGCCAATGTCGAGACCGAACGTGAAGGTCTCGACATCACCGAGCACACCGAG
- a CDS encoding ATP-dependent Clp protease proteolytic subunit: MRDMLQLVPMVVEQSARGERSFDIYSRLLRERIIFLNGEVNDAMSGLVCAQLLFLEAENPHKPINLYINSYGGVVTSGLAMYDTMQFIKAPVHTLCMGTARSMGSFLLMAGEPGHRAALPNASLHVHQPLGGFQGQASDILIHATEMQETKRRITRLYAQHCGRSEAEVERTLDRDHFMTAQQGVEWGLIDRVFAVRDAA, translated from the coding sequence ATGCGCGACATGCTTCAGCTCGTCCCTATGGTCGTCGAACAATCCGCCCGCGGCGAACGATCCTTCGACATCTACTCGCGGCTGCTGCGCGAGCGCATCATCTTCCTCAACGGCGAGGTCAATGACGCGATGTCGGGCCTCGTCTGCGCGCAGCTGCTGTTCCTCGAGGCGGAGAATCCGCACAAGCCGATCAATCTCTACATCAATTCCTACGGCGGCGTGGTCACCTCTGGCCTTGCGATGTACGACACCATGCAGTTCATCAAGGCGCCGGTTCATACGCTGTGCATGGGCACCGCGCGCTCGATGGGCTCGTTCCTGCTGATGGCCGGCGAACCCGGTCACCGCGCCGCGCTGCCGAATGCAAGCCTCCACGTGCATCAGCCGCTCGGCGGCTTTCAGGGCCAGGCGTCCGACATCCTGATCCATGCCACCGAGATGCAGGAAACCAAGCGGCGTATCACCCGGCTCTATGCGCAGCATTGCGGACGCTCCGAGGCGGAGGTGGAACGGACCCTGGACCGCGACCACTTCATGACCGCGCAGCAAGGGGTCGAATGGGGATTGATCGACCGGGTCTTTGCAGTGCGCGACGCCGCCTGA
- a CDS encoding SRPBCC domain-containing protein, whose protein sequence is MSDAVKPDPADEALVLETDLVLEYEFDAPPTKVWRAVTIPELRERWLPDCDLAGAEPESSIPGEEVRYRLRDSEPPFRESHVIFRIEPNEDGGTRFRIIQQACDISAKLPQPANSNCCLMRAAA, encoded by the coding sequence ATGAGCGATGCAGTGAAGCCTGATCCCGCCGACGAAGCCCTCGTGCTCGAAACAGATTTGGTGCTCGAATATGAATTCGATGCACCACCGACAAAGGTCTGGCGCGCCGTGACCATTCCTGAATTGCGCGAGCGCTGGCTGCCGGATTGCGATCTTGCGGGCGCCGAGCCGGAATCATCGATCCCTGGCGAAGAGGTGCGCTATCGGCTTCGCGATTCCGAACCGCCGTTTCGCGAGAGCCATGTCATCTTCCGGATCGAACCGAACGAGGACGGCGGCACCCGCTTTCGCATCATCCAGCAAGCCTGCGACATCAGCGCGAAACTGCCGCAGCCGGCCAACAGCAATTGCTGCCTGATGCGCGCAGCGGCCTGA
- a CDS encoding P-II family nitrogen regulator — protein MKIVMAIIKPFKLEEVRDALTAIGVHGLTVTEVKGYGRQKGHTEIYRGAEYAVSFLPKIKIEVAVASDQVDKTIDAITSAAKTGQIGDGKIFVINLDHAVRIRTGEADAAAL, from the coding sequence ATGAAAATTGTTATGGCGATTATCAAGCCATTCAAGCTGGAAGAAGTCCGGGACGCCCTGACCGCCATTGGCGTTCACGGTCTCACGGTGACGGAAGTCAAGGGATATGGCCGTCAGAAAGGCCACACGGAAATCTATCGCGGCGCCGAATATGCCGTGAGCTTCCTGCCCAAGATCAAGATCGAGGTCGCTGTCGCCTCCGACCAGGTCGACAAGACCATCGACGCCATCACGTCCGCCGCGAAAACCGGACAGATCGGCGACGGCAAGATCTTCGTCATCAACCTCGACCATGCGGTCCGCATCCGCACCGGCGAGGCCGACGCTGCGGCCCTTTGA